A genomic window from Gossypium hirsutum isolate 1008001.06 chromosome D10, Gossypium_hirsutum_v2.1, whole genome shotgun sequence includes:
- the LOC107914301 gene encoding wall-associated receptor kinase-like 14 has translation MIALFSSWRNQMILCPAKLWFSITVIVLFLSSRAKSVHSEKNKCHGSCVTNNFTTPLPYPFGFSPGCPIRLRCTRSGVMIGGFHVLNVTSTYIIVGLPTKCDRQVSSINALFGENYAVSTSNNLRLQSCSKPIEAPCEIRPKFLEPSFNLNPCVSKGGNISCFAGNPGEKLLSFEEVNGTQCRFVLSSTSFVVDSARNSSISLELDRVNLEWWMKGQPDCDRNANYEPVKTGNTTVGFKCFCKGGFEGDGFRAGDGSRRVFKCNASKYMSGKCGGAARVVVLIGGLAVGASLMGGVALLCCCVRRRTNSINKRMNAKRLICEAAGNSSVPFYAYREIEKATNGFSDKQRLGIGAYGAVYSGKLQNVDWVAIKRFRFRDPASIDQVMNEIKLLSSVSHPNLVRLLGCCIEEGEPILVYEFMPNGTLLQHLQRERGEGLPWTVRLTIAAETAKAIAYLHSVNPPIFHRDIKSSNILLDYNYRSKVADFGLSRLGMTESSHISTAPQGTPGYLDPQYHQYFHLSDKSDVYSFGVVLVEIITALKVVDFARQHSEVNLAALASDRIGKGCIDEIIDPYLDPHKDAWTMSSIHNVAELAFRCLAFHGDMRPSMSEVAEEVEHIRLSAWVSSMSPSTSSYSSSDNESEKCLSTKMGSQRLVAKQREEDHSSPVSVQEYWLSGESSPSANSLLGNASQRE, from the exons ATGATTGCTCTGTTTTCTTCTTGGAGAAACCAAATGATATTGTGTCCAGCAAAATTATGGTTTTCAATAACAGTAATAGTTCTTTTTCTTAGCTCCCGAGCAAAATCTGTTCATTCAGAGAAGAATAAGTGCCATGGCTCTTGCGTAACCAACAATTTCACAACACCCTTGCCGTATCCATTCGGATTCTCACCGGGTTGCCCCATCCGACTCAGATGCACCCGAAGCGGTGTTATGATCGGAGGCTTTCATGTCCTCAACGTGACTTCCACATACATCATCGTCGGCCTGCCCACCAAATGCGACCGACAGGTTTCTTCGATCAATGCTTTGTTCGGCGAAAACTACGCCGTTTCAACTTCCAACAATCTTCGGCTCCAAAGCTGTTCAAAACCCATAGAAGCTCCATGTGAAATAAGGCCCAAGTTTTTAGAACCATCATTCAATCTCAACCCTTGTGTTTCTAAGGGCGGCAACATAAGTTGCTTCGCCGGCAATCCTGGTGAGAAGTTGTTGAGTTTCGAGGAAGTTAATGGAACGCAGTGCCGTTTCGTGCTTTCCTCGACTTCATTTGTGGTTGACTCGGCGAGGAACTCATCGATTTCTTTGGAACTCGATCGAGTTAACttggaatggtggatgaaagggCAGCCTGATTGTGATAGAAATGCTAATTATGAGCCTGTCAAGACGGGTAATACGACGGTGGGGTTTAAGTGCTTTTGCAAAGGCGGGTTTGAAGGAGATGGCTTCCGAGCTGGCGATGGCAGCCGGAGAG TTTTTAAATGCAATGCTTCAAAATACATGTCTGGCAAATGCGGGGGAGCTGCAAGAGTTGTTGTTCTTATTGGAG GGCTCGCGGTTGGGGCTTCGTTGATGGGTGGGGTGGCTCTTTTATGTTGCTGTGTTCGAAGGCGAACTAATTCGATAAACAAACGGATGAATGCAAAGCGGCTTATATGTGAAGCAGCCGGCAATTCTAGTGTTCCTTTCTATGCCTATAGAGAAATTGAAAAAGCTACAAATGGTTTCTCTGATAAACAAAGACTAGGGATTGGAGCCTATGGTGCAGTTTATTCAGGGAAACTCCAAAATGTTGATTGGGTTGCCATAAAAAGGTTCAGGTTTAGAGACCCTGCTAGCATTGATCAAGTAATGAATGAGATCAAGCTCCTTTCATCGGTCAGTCACCCGAATCTTGTTCGTCTCTTAGGTTGCTGCATTGAGGAAGGCGAACCGATCCTGGTTTATGAATTTATGCCAAATGGAACTTTATTGCAGCATCTGCAACGAGAGAGGGGTGAAGGACTTCCATGGACAGTAAGACTTACCATTGCTGCTGAAACTGCCAAAGCTATTGCATATCTTCACTCTGTGAATCCCCCAATTTTTCATAGAGATATAAAGTCTAGCAACATACTATTGGATTATAACTATAGATCAAAGGTGGCTGATTTTGGTCTTTCAAGGCTGGGGATGACAGAATCATCCCACATCTCGACTGCTCCCCAAGGAACACCAGGTTATCTCGATCCGCAATACCATCAGTACTTCCATCTTTCGGATAAAAGTGATGTTTATAGTTTCGGGGTTGTTCTCGTGGAGATAATAACTGCATTGAAAGTGGTCGATTTCGCCCGGCAGCATAGCGAGGTAAACCTGGCTGCACTTGCGAGTGATCGGATAGGAAAGGGCTGCATCGATGAGATAATCGATCCCTATCTTGACCCACACAAGGATGCTTGGACAATGTCATCAATCCATAATGTGGCTGAGCTAGCATTCAGATGCCTTGCTTTTCATGGTGACATGAGGCCTAGCATGTCGGAAGTGGCCGAAGAGGTAGAACACATCCGGCTTAGCGCTTGGGTTTCCAGCATGTCACCATCGACTTCCTCTTATTCATCGTCAGATAATGAgagtgaaaaatgtttaagtacAAAGATGGGAAGCCAGAGATTGGTTGCGAAGCAAAGGGAAGAAGATCATAGTTCCCCTGTTTCAGTCCAAGAGTATTGGTTAAGTGGAGAAAGTTCACCTTCAGCAAACAGCTTGTTGGGTAATGCATCTCAGCGAGAATGA
- the LOC107914302 gene encoding uncharacterized protein, which translates to MGIVATGDKVWAHSSGILRSDFFEDVNNEIPEENEEDMRNDVHILNDVHISNDVQIDGNSQKRKNPKISSSHFKIERKKSSKQIGGAARLSSQIDKLCNATSSLTPVMDPYGIPQAVKVLDSMLEEVPETSLLYFFALKLLLNKDKRIMFLSINPNIRSLWLKAEIEDS; encoded by the coding sequence ATGGGGATAGTTGCAACAGGTGATAAAGTATGGGCACATTCTTCTGGTATACTCCGTAGTGATTTTTTTGAGGATGTTAACAACGAAAtacctgaagagaatgaagaaGATATGAGAAATGATGTTCACATTTTAAATGatgttcacatttcaaatgatgTTCAGATTGATGGAAAcagtcaaaaaagaaaaaaccctaaGATATCGAGTtcacattttaaaattgaaagaaagaaatcctCAAAGCAAATTGGAGGGGCTGCAAGATTGTCCAGTCAAATAGACAAATTATGCAATGCAACATCTAGTTTGACTCCTGTTATGGATCCATATGGTATTCCACAAGCAGTCAAAGTGCTTGACAGCATGTTGGAAGAAGTTCCAGAAACTAGTCTGCTATACTTTTTCGCACTTAAATTATTGCTCAATAAGGACAAGCgaattatgtttttatcaattaatcccaATATTAGATCTTTGTGGCTTAAGGCGGAAATAGAggatagttga